Proteins found in one Brachypodium distachyon strain Bd21 chromosome 5, Brachypodium_distachyon_v3.0, whole genome shotgun sequence genomic segment:
- the LOC100830171 gene encoding UDP-glycosyltransferase 91C1: MDAAGSSQQPPLRIVIVPWLAFGHLLPYLELAERLATRGHRVSYVSTPRNLARLPPPRPAASPRVDLVALPFPRVEGLPDGAESTNDAPDDDTRELHWKAFDGLAAPFETFLAAACARDDTRPHWVLADCFHHWAAASALVHKVPCAMFLASAAMIAASPVPPRRQSVVHAEPAVSVVELEQPAAATMPRYEHDAVAPCFDGHGASGMSIVERYTLTRERCALGAIRSCVEWEPECFPLVPARVGMPVVPLGLLPPSPDGGRRAPNGEEHATVRWLDAQPPSSVVYVALGSEVPLPVEQVHELALGLELAGTRFLWALRKPSGVPDEDMLPPGFQERTNGHGLVTMGWVPQMSILAHGSVGAFLTHCGRNSLIEGLLFGRPLIMLPIFGDQGPNARLMEGRNVGSLVARDENDGSFDRHGVASAVRSVMLDEEARRGFVANALKIQKIVADKELHEKYVDEFVQHLRSYATPTEGIFATVSQRPTETDFVSKE, encoded by the exons atggacgccgccgggTCCTCGCAGCAGCCACCGCTGCGCATCGTGATCGTGCCGTGGCTGGCGTTCGGCCACCTGCTCCCGTACCTGGAGCTCGCGGAGCGCCTGGCCACGCGCGGCCACCGCGTGTCCTACGTCTCCACGCCGCGGAACCTCgcgcgcctgccgccgccgcgccccgccgcGTCCCCGCGCGTCGACCTCGTCGCGCTCCCGTTCCCGCGCGTCGAGGGGCTCCCCGACGGCGCCGAGTCCACCAACGACGCCCCCGACGACGACACGCGGGAGCTCCACTGGAAGGCCTTCGACGGGCTCGCCGCCCCCTTCGAGACGTTCCTTGCCGCCGCGTGCGCCCGCGACGACACCAGGCCTCACTGGGTCCTCGCCGACTGCTTCCATCActgggccgccgcctccgccctcgTGCACAAG GTGCCGTGCGCGATGTTTCTTGCTAGCGCTGCTATGATCGCTGCCTCTCCCGTGCCCCCTAGGCGGCAGTCGGTGGTGCACGCCGAGCCGGCTGTCTCTGTAGTTGAACTTGAACAGCCGGCTGCGGCCACCATGCCCCGTTACGAGCACGACGCGGTGGCGCCGTGCTTCGACGGCCATGGCGCGTCGGGCATGTCCATCGTGGAGCGCTACACCTTGACACGAGAGAGGTGCGCGCTCGGGGCCATCCGGAGTTGCGTCGAGTGGGAGCCCGAGTGCTTCCCGCTGGTGCCGGCGCGCGTCGGCATGCCGGTCGTGCCCCTCGGCCttctgccgccgtcgcccgacggaggccgccgcgcccccaaCGGAGAGGAGCACGCCACGGTGCGCTGGCTGGACGCGCAGCCGCCCAGCTCGGTGGTGTACGTCGCGCTGGGGAGCGAGGTGCCGCTGCCCGTGGAGCAGGTGCACGAGCTGGCTCTCGGGCTAGAGCTCGCCGGGACACGCTTCCTCTGGGCTCTGAGGAAGCCCAGCGGCGTCCCCGACGAGGACATGCTTCCTCCCGGTTTCCAAGAGCGCACCAACGGCCATGGACTGGTGACCATGGGGTGGGTTCCTCAGATGAGCATACTGGCGCACGGCTCCGTGGGTGCGTTCTTGACGCACTGCGGGCGGAACTCGCTTATCGAAGGTCTTCTGTTTGGGCGCCCTCTGATCATGCTGCCCATCTTCGGGGACCAAGGGCCGAATGCGCGCCTCATGGAAGGAAGGAATGTAGGATCGCTGGTGGCAAGGGATGAGAATGATGGGTCATTTGACCGCCATGGTGTCGCGAGTGCAGTCCGGAGTGTGATGCTAGATGAAGAAGCCAGACGGGGATTCGTAGCAAATGCCCTGAAGATACAGAAGATTGTGGCCGATAAGGAACTCCATGAGAAGTATGTCGACGAATTTGTACAACACCTTAGATCTTACGCCACTCCTACCGAAGGCATTTTCGCTACTGTTTCCCAACGTCCAACTGAGACGGACTTCGTGAGTAAGGAATAA